From the Teredinibacter turnerae T7901 genome, one window contains:
- a CDS encoding tyrosine-type recombinase/integrase, whose translation MNTPVPIFDGPEFQENPFHRKHFATSAFFPTDATVYQSELDYEFALKFLFSYTGSSATFNSYRRELERLLQWAWFIQKKTVINLRREDIEAFIEFARHPPDSWIGIKNVARFKSRDGLRIANDDWRPYVVSQTKELARAGISPQIENYQLSQSALKATFSVLSSFYGYMIQEGVCEANPVALIRQKSKFLQREQTHKPIRRISNLQWQFLQELAADLADKHPEKYERSLFILNCLLGMYLRISEVVADERATPTMGDFRRDMDGNWWFHVTGKGNKNRIVTVSDEMMDALKRYRKYLSLPPLPVAGERTPLVAKTLGRGAITSTRQIRALLQEMFDLAYEKMAQEGFADDAQDLRSATAHWLRHTGISEDVKTRPREHVRDDAGHASMATTDKYIDSDLRERHASGRRKKLRDI comes from the coding sequence TTGAACACGCCTGTCCCGATCTTCGATGGACCCGAGTTCCAGGAAAATCCTTTTCACAGAAAGCACTTCGCTACCTCTGCTTTCTTCCCTACTGACGCGACGGTATACCAATCTGAGCTCGATTATGAGTTTGCACTCAAATTTTTATTCAGCTACACCGGAAGCAGTGCAACCTTTAACTCATACCGCAGAGAGCTTGAAAGATTGTTGCAATGGGCGTGGTTTATCCAGAAAAAAACTGTCATCAACCTTCGACGTGAAGACATTGAAGCGTTTATAGAATTTGCGCGCCATCCACCAGACAGCTGGATAGGCATTAAAAACGTTGCGCGTTTCAAAAGCCGAGACGGCTTGCGGATCGCCAACGATGACTGGCGTCCCTATGTAGTGAGCCAAACCAAAGAGCTGGCCCGCGCCGGTATCAGCCCTCAAATTGAAAACTACCAGCTTTCCCAGTCCGCACTAAAAGCGACCTTCTCTGTGTTGTCATCGTTTTATGGCTACATGATTCAGGAGGGCGTGTGCGAAGCCAATCCAGTGGCGTTAATTCGCCAAAAAAGTAAATTTCTACAACGCGAACAAACCCATAAGCCCATCCGTCGGATCTCAAACTTGCAGTGGCAGTTCCTCCAGGAACTGGCCGCAGACCTGGCAGACAAACATCCCGAAAAATACGAGCGCAGCCTCTTTATACTGAATTGTCTACTCGGTATGTATTTGCGTATTTCTGAGGTTGTCGCAGATGAACGTGCCACCCCAACAATGGGTGACTTTCGCCGTGATATGGACGGGAATTGGTGGTTTCATGTGACCGGCAAGGGTAATAAAAACCGGATTGTGACTGTATCCGACGAGATGATGGATGCGCTTAAGCGCTACCGTAAATATCTATCTCTGCCCCCCCTGCCAGTTGCTGGCGAACGCACGCCCCTGGTAGCGAAGACACTGGGGCGTGGCGCAATTACCAGCACGCGCCAAATCCGCGCACTGCTGCAAGAGATGTTTGATCTTGCCTACGAAAAAATGGCGCAGGAAGGCTTCGCCGACGATGCCCAGGACCTGCGCTCGGCGACAGCTCACTGGTTGCGCCATACGGGCATCTCAGAAGATGTCAAAACCCGCCCCCGTGAGCACGTTCGTGACGACGCAGGCCATGCCAGCATGGCGACCACCGACAAATATATAGATAGTGATCTTCGCGAACGTCACGCTTCGGGTCGCAGGAAAAAACTGCGCGATATATAA
- a CDS encoding sodium/proline symporter — MIFSFLLFLAFFTAVGISSWLKSQGTKKDYYLASSSIAPWLVGLSAVATNNSGYMFIGLIGYTYIAGLSSIWLMLGWICGDFVASLFVHKRLHKATENNSEVSYAGVLANWYGESRDGLQRLIGVISLLFLLTYAAAQLVAGSKALHVLLSWPIWSGAVVGAVVVALYCLAGGIRASIWTDAAQSIVMIGAMALLLAVAIASLGGIGGTLDALGQIDGFLNVLPGDLPVPGITGWILFTFGWFVAGASVIGQPHVMVRFMALEHSQKMVQARVWYYTWFVVFWAMANGVGMLSRVYLPEVGSFDAELALPTLAQELLSPFFVGMILAGIFAATMSTADSLLLSCSAAITHDIIPHSLEQPWILKLATVLITGIALLIALANNQSVFSMVIMAWSGLGSAFAPLLIAQSLGRRPSQILAIIAITVGFTTALLWRHFGFHNIIFEGVAGIAAGLITLYAVPERALRLSVSQSES; from the coding sequence ATGATATTTTCCTTTCTACTTTTTCTCGCTTTTTTTACCGCCGTTGGTATTTCATCCTGGTTGAAAAGTCAGGGCACTAAAAAAGATTATTATTTAGCCAGTTCATCGATTGCTCCTTGGCTGGTGGGACTGTCCGCTGTCGCCACGAATAATAGTGGTTACATGTTTATCGGTCTTATCGGTTATACCTATATCGCCGGTCTCTCATCTATCTGGCTGATGCTGGGGTGGATATGCGGTGACTTTGTTGCTTCTTTGTTTGTTCACAAGCGGTTGCACAAAGCGACTGAAAACAACAGTGAGGTGAGCTACGCGGGTGTACTCGCGAACTGGTACGGCGAAAGCCGCGACGGCCTGCAGCGTTTGATAGGCGTGATTTCTCTGCTGTTTTTGCTGACGTACGCTGCGGCCCAGTTAGTAGCAGGAAGTAAAGCGCTACACGTACTGCTTTCATGGCCAATATGGTCGGGCGCCGTTGTGGGGGCGGTGGTCGTGGCGCTCTATTGTCTCGCGGGTGGCATTCGGGCATCAATCTGGACCGATGCAGCTCAATCGATTGTTATGATCGGCGCCATGGCTCTGTTGTTGGCTGTCGCGATTGCCAGCCTTGGGGGTATCGGCGGCACCCTTGATGCACTGGGGCAGATCGACGGTTTTCTAAATGTGCTTCCGGGCGATTTACCCGTACCGGGAATTACCGGTTGGATATTGTTCACCTTTGGCTGGTTCGTGGCGGGAGCCTCTGTTATTGGACAGCCCCATGTGATGGTGCGGTTTATGGCGCTGGAGCACAGTCAGAAGATGGTTCAGGCGCGGGTATGGTATTACACCTGGTTTGTCGTATTTTGGGCGATGGCCAATGGTGTTGGCATGCTATCCAGGGTATACCTGCCTGAGGTTGGGTCATTCGATGCGGAACTCGCACTGCCCACGCTTGCACAGGAGCTGCTTTCACCGTTTTTTGTGGGAATGATTCTCGCGGGTATTTTTGCGGCAACTATGTCCACCGCCGATTCGCTGTTGTTAAGCTGTTCAGCGGCTATCACACACGACATTATTCCGCACTCACTCGAACAACCATGGATTTTGAAACTAGCGACCGTGTTGATTACCGGTATCGCGCTTTTGATTGCGCTGGCGAACAATCAGAGTGTTTTCAGTATGGTGATAATGGCGTGGTCTGGCCTTGGCAGTGCGTTTGCGCCGCTGCTTATAGCGCAGAGCCTTGGGCGACGGCCCTCCCAAATACTTGCAATAATCGCTATCACTGTTGGTTTTACCACGGCGTTATTGTGGCGCCACTTTGGGTTCCACAATATTATTTTTGAAGGTGTGGCTGGCATCGCCGCTGGGCTCATCACTCTTTATGCTGTGCCGGAGCGTGCGCTCAGGTTGAGTGTGAGCCAATCAGAATCCTGA
- the crcB gene encoding fluoride efflux transporter CrcB, producing MMLWFAVALGGAVGAMSRYGVSVALAPQQLKFPVATLTVNVLGSLLMGIFYIIIVEKMLIPQEWRHVIMIGFMGAFTTFSTFSLECLGMLQNGLWQMALLYMGLSLALCLLAIFLGATITDNII from the coding sequence ATGATGCTTTGGTTTGCCGTCGCTTTGGGGGGCGCTGTGGGGGCGATGTCGCGCTATGGTGTGTCGGTCGCACTTGCGCCACAGCAGCTAAAATTTCCGGTAGCAACGCTCACCGTTAATGTGTTGGGCTCACTTTTGATGGGGATTTTCTATATCATCATCGTCGAGAAGATGCTCATCCCCCAAGAGTGGCGGCACGTTATCATGATTGGCTTTATGGGCGCCTTCACCACTTTTTCTACTTTCTCCCTTGAATGTCTTGGCATGCTGCAAAACGGCTTGTGGCAAATGGCGTTGCTCTATATGGGGCTGAGCCTGGCGTTGTGCCTGTTGGCGATTTTCCTGGGAGCCACAATAACAGACAACATCATCTAA
- a CDS encoding MaoC family dehydratase, with amino-acid sequence MNIVELLKEKGQQLQLSNGEFIRRLEPQVRELKETFNQSVSNSFASAFFSRFIAVANEELHPAVVPLPAVVELASSLRRKLGQEVHLGEWHLVDQSMIDSFAQATGDTQWIHTDPVRAERESPFKSTIAHGFLIVSLLPKMRGLEEYAKVHYPNSRMVVNCGMNDLRFITPVKSGSRLRSRTYLRKYELNKRSIDLTEEVIVEIELGRKEACRVELLTRVYL; translated from the coding sequence GTGAATATTGTTGAGTTGTTGAAAGAAAAGGGCCAACAATTGCAGCTCAGCAACGGTGAGTTTATCCGTCGACTCGAGCCTCAGGTGAGAGAGCTTAAAGAAACTTTCAACCAATCCGTATCCAATTCGTTTGCCAGCGCGTTCTTTTCGCGATTTATCGCAGTTGCTAACGAAGAACTTCACCCTGCCGTCGTCCCGTTACCCGCCGTTGTTGAGCTTGCTTCCAGTCTTCGCCGGAAGTTAGGGCAGGAAGTACACTTGGGCGAGTGGCACTTGGTCGATCAATCGATGATCGACAGCTTCGCTCAAGCAACAGGCGATACGCAATGGATTCATACTGATCCTGTGCGTGCTGAGCGTGAATCCCCTTTCAAATCAACCATTGCCCACGGCTTCTTAATTGTGTCGTTGCTGCCGAAAATGCGTGGCCTTGAGGAGTATGCCAAGGTGCATTACCCGAATAGCCGCATGGTGGTGAATTGTGGTATGAACGACCTTCGCTTCATAACTCCCGTAAAATCGGGCAGCCGTCTTCGTTCTCGAACATATTTGCGAAAATATGAATTGAACAAACGCAGTATCGATTTGACGGAAGAAGTGATTGTCGAAATTGAACTGGGTCGTAAAGAAGCCTGTCGCGTCGAACTTCTTACCCGCGTTTATCTGTAG
- the gorA gene encoding glutathione-disulfide reductase, with translation MSEDVMDFDLFVIGAGSGGVRASRIAAQLGAKVAVAEDLYLGGTCVNVGCVPKKLFVYGSHFKEDFEAARGFGWSYDNLEFDWQTLRDNKTQEIERLNGVYGRILEGSGVEIIRGRATIAGPNLVAVDGETYTAKNILVATGSWPREPRYPGAEYVTNSNDFFFLHHLPKRVIVEGGGYIAVEFAGILNALGCDTELVYRGEMFLRHFDGDVRRFAAEQIAEKGVKLSFSTDIKAVEKLSNGTLQVTLNAKAEGAAEQVQTRVVDCVISAIGRTPKTRNIGLEALGVNLKPNGAIEVDDNFATNVPGVYAVGDVIDRFQLTPVALAEGMALARNLFADQPIAMNYKHIPTAVFCQPNIGTVGYSEEDARESGHEVEVYQSTFKPMKHTLSGLQEKTLMKLVVDKQTRKVLGAHMVGPDAGEIIQGIAIAIKVGATKEDFDATVGIHPTAAEEFVTMRSPRA, from the coding sequence ATGTCTGAAGATGTTATGGATTTTGATTTGTTTGTGATTGGCGCCGGCTCTGGCGGTGTTCGCGCGAGCCGCATTGCCGCTCAGTTAGGCGCAAAGGTGGCCGTTGCTGAAGATTTATACCTGGGCGGCACCTGTGTGAATGTTGGTTGTGTGCCCAAAAAATTATTTGTTTACGGTTCACATTTTAAAGAAGACTTTGAAGCGGCCCGAGGCTTTGGCTGGAGCTACGATAACCTCGAGTTCGACTGGCAAACCCTGCGGGACAACAAAACCCAGGAGATAGAGCGCCTGAATGGCGTGTACGGGCGGATTCTGGAGGGCTCGGGCGTGGAGATTATTCGCGGCCGGGCCACTATAGCCGGCCCGAATCTCGTTGCGGTGGATGGGGAGACCTACACCGCAAAAAACATCCTGGTGGCTACCGGCAGCTGGCCGCGAGAGCCGCGCTACCCTGGCGCAGAGTATGTGACCAATTCAAACGATTTTTTCTTTTTACATCATCTACCCAAGCGGGTGATTGTTGAGGGCGGCGGTTATATCGCTGTTGAATTCGCGGGCATTTTGAATGCGTTGGGTTGTGATACGGAGTTAGTGTATCGGGGCGAGATGTTCTTGCGCCATTTTGATGGCGACGTGCGTCGTTTTGCTGCGGAACAGATAGCAGAAAAGGGCGTAAAGCTGTCGTTTAGTACAGACATTAAAGCGGTCGAAAAGCTGAGTAACGGCACTCTCCAAGTTACCCTCAACGCCAAAGCCGAAGGCGCTGCCGAGCAGGTGCAAACGCGGGTGGTAGATTGCGTTATTTCCGCGATTGGCCGCACACCAAAAACTCGAAATATCGGGCTGGAGGCGCTTGGTGTTAACCTCAAGCCCAATGGTGCAATTGAAGTCGATGACAATTTCGCAACCAACGTGCCTGGGGTTTACGCCGTCGGTGACGTCATCGATCGTTTTCAGCTCACACCAGTCGCTTTGGCCGAGGGCATGGCGTTGGCGCGCAATTTGTTCGCGGACCAGCCGATCGCGATGAACTATAAGCACATTCCGACAGCGGTATTTTGTCAGCCGAACATTGGTACGGTCGGGTACAGCGAAGAAGACGCGCGGGAGAGCGGTCACGAGGTCGAGGTTTACCAAAGTACCTTCAAGCCGATGAAGCATACTTTAAGCGGTCTGCAGGAAAAAACCTTGATGAAGCTGGTGGTCGACAAGCAAACCCGCAAGGTACTGGGAGCGCATATGGTGGGCCCCGATGCCGGAGAGATAATCCAGGGGATCGCGATTGCCATTAAAGTCGGCGCCACCAAAGAAGACTTCGATGCGACTGTGGGTATCCACCCAACAGCGGCGGAAGAGTTTGTGACTATGCGATCTCCGCGCGCTTAG
- the cysG gene encoding siroheme synthase CysG has protein sequence MDYLPLFFDLKTKPCLVVGGGTIATRKARLLAKAGACISVVAPDAQDELAQLVKSSGGQLHTQDYSSALIGQSVLVISATDIESVNRQVSEDCHARQIPVNVVDSPALCSVITPAIVDRSPLIIAASSGGESPVLARRVRTQLESTFPASYGRLAKFASRFRDAVKSRFSDGEQRRRFWESVLGGTIAEQVLAGSESEAEIALQKRITAGDVADRGEVYLVGAGPGDPDLLTFKALRLMQQAEVVLYDRLVSEPILEMVRRDADRIYVGKRRSEHTMPQEQINQLLLRLAQEGKRVLRLKGGDPFIFGRGGEEIDLLAAHQIPFQVVPGITAASGCSAYAGIPLTHRDYSSSVRFITGHLKNGEVNFDWQEFVADHQTLVFYMGLVGLEQICTKMIEFGKPADTPVALVERGTLPTQVVHTGTLASMPMKVKNTEIHAPTLLIIGGVVALHKSLGWFKR, from the coding sequence ATGGACTACCTCCCACTTTTTTTTGATCTCAAAACCAAACCGTGCCTGGTCGTTGGTGGCGGCACCATAGCGACTCGCAAAGCTCGCCTTCTCGCCAAAGCGGGTGCGTGTATTTCTGTGGTTGCGCCTGATGCCCAGGACGAGTTGGCACAATTGGTCAAATCATCCGGTGGGCAACTCCACACACAAGACTATAGCTCAGCGTTAATTGGCCAATCGGTACTGGTCATTTCGGCGACGGATATCGAATCCGTCAATCGCCAGGTATCTGAAGATTGTCATGCCAGACAAATTCCCGTGAATGTGGTTGATAGCCCCGCGTTGTGCAGCGTCATCACCCCAGCGATTGTCGATCGCAGCCCGCTGATTATCGCCGCGAGCAGTGGCGGTGAATCCCCAGTGTTGGCCCGACGGGTGCGAACCCAACTGGAGTCGACCTTTCCCGCGTCATACGGCAGGCTGGCAAAATTTGCCAGTCGTTTTCGAGATGCGGTTAAAAGCCGTTTCAGCGATGGCGAGCAGCGGCGACGCTTCTGGGAAAGCGTACTCGGCGGCACTATTGCTGAGCAGGTGTTGGCGGGCAGCGAATCTGAAGCGGAAATCGCGTTGCAAAAACGCATTACCGCAGGCGATGTAGCGGATCGTGGAGAGGTGTATTTGGTAGGGGCAGGGCCCGGCGATCCCGATCTTTTGACCTTCAAAGCGCTACGCTTAATGCAGCAGGCAGAAGTTGTACTGTACGATAGACTGGTGTCGGAGCCGATTCTTGAAATGGTCCGGCGCGACGCCGACCGTATTTATGTGGGTAAGCGCCGCAGCGAACATACCATGCCGCAGGAGCAGATTAACCAGTTGCTCCTGCGGCTCGCCCAGGAAGGCAAGCGGGTGCTCCGGCTTAAAGGTGGTGATCCCTTTATTTTTGGCCGCGGAGGTGAAGAAATTGATCTGCTGGCAGCGCATCAGATTCCGTTTCAAGTGGTGCCTGGCATCACGGCGGCAAGTGGGTGCTCAGCTTACGCGGGAATTCCGTTAACGCACCGCGATTACTCCAGTTCTGTGCGGTTTATTACTGGGCATCTTAAAAACGGTGAGGTCAACTTCGATTGGCAAGAGTTTGTGGCGGACCACCAGACGCTCGTGTTTTACATGGGGCTGGTCGGACTGGAACAAATTTGCACTAAAATGATCGAATTCGGTAAGCCCGCAGATACGCCGGTGGCGTTGGTGGAGCGGGGAACCTTACCTACGCAGGTTGTGCATACAGGCACCTTGGCATCAATGCCAATGAAGGTAAAAAATACGGAGATTCATGCACCGACACTGCTGATAATCGGTGGTGTAGTGGCTTTGCACAAGTCTCTGGGGTGGTTCAAGCGTTAA
- the serS gene encoding serine--tRNA ligase, protein MLDPKLFRTQLPEIAAKLAKRGFTLDVERIQQLEDTRKVVQVECENLQQERNTRSKSIGKAKAAGEDIAPLLKEVDNLKSALSEAEQKLGAVQAELDEIIAGVPNVLADEVPEGKNEDDNVEVSQWGTPREFDFEVKDHVDVGAGLKGLDFETAGKITGSRFAVMTGAVARLHRALIQFMLNTHTGEHGYDEIYVPYIVNKDSLYGTGQLPKFEEDLFKLRDDRDFYLIPTAEVPVTNMMRDEIIDEKQLPVRFACHTPCFRSEAGSYGRDTRGMIRQHQFEKVELVQFVKPGESMAALESLVGHAETILQKLSLPYRKVILCGGDTGFSSTKTYDLEVWLPSQNTYREISSCSNFGDFQARRMKARYRNAETGKPELLHTLNGSGLAIGRTLVAILENYQQADGSLAIPEVLQPFMNGQTSISAP, encoded by the coding sequence ATGTTAGATCCGAAACTTTTTCGTACCCAGTTACCCGAGATTGCCGCCAAGCTGGCGAAGCGTGGTTTTACGCTCGATGTGGAGCGAATTCAACAGCTAGAAGACACTCGCAAAGTTGTGCAGGTTGAGTGTGAAAACCTCCAGCAGGAACGCAACACCCGCTCAAAAAGCATAGGCAAAGCGAAAGCTGCAGGGGAAGACATTGCTCCTCTACTCAAAGAGGTTGATAACCTTAAGTCTGCATTGAGTGAGGCAGAACAAAAATTGGGTGCAGTACAAGCTGAACTCGACGAAATTATTGCTGGCGTTCCCAACGTTCTTGCCGATGAGGTTCCGGAAGGCAAGAACGAAGACGATAACGTTGAGGTTAGCCAATGGGGTACACCGCGAGAGTTTGATTTTGAAGTAAAAGATCACGTTGACGTTGGCGCGGGACTCAAAGGACTGGATTTCGAAACCGCAGGTAAAATTACCGGCTCCCGGTTTGCAGTGATGACCGGTGCTGTAGCTCGTCTGCATCGCGCACTTATTCAGTTTATGCTCAACACCCACACCGGTGAGCACGGCTACGATGAAATTTATGTGCCTTACATTGTGAATAAAGATTCACTCTACGGCACAGGCCAATTGCCAAAATTTGAAGAAGACCTGTTTAAGTTGCGTGATGACCGTGATTTTTACCTGATTCCTACAGCCGAAGTCCCGGTGACCAACATGATGCGGGATGAAATAATCGACGAGAAGCAATTACCGGTGCGTTTCGCCTGTCATACGCCTTGCTTCCGGTCGGAAGCGGGCAGCTATGGTCGCGATACCCGCGGTATGATCCGTCAGCACCAATTCGAAAAAGTGGAGCTGGTACAGTTCGTCAAACCAGGCGAATCCATGGCGGCTTTAGAGTCATTGGTTGGCCATGCAGAAACGATTCTACAAAAACTGAGTTTACCTTATCGCAAAGTGATTCTGTGCGGTGGTGACACCGGTTTCTCTTCGACAAAAACCTACGATTTAGAAGTGTGGTTGCCCTCGCAGAATACGTACCGCGAAATATCTTCGTGCAGTAATTTCGGTGATTTCCAGGCGCGGCGCATGAAGGCGCGTTATCGTAATGCGGAGACCGGTAAGCCAGAGTTGCTGCACACACTCAACGGCTCCGGTTTGGCGATTGGACGTACCCTGGTGGCGATCTTGGAAAACTATCAGCAGGCCGATGGTTCTCTGGCTATACCCGAAGTATTGCAGCCGTTCATGAACGGCCAAACAAGCATATCTGCACCTTAA
- a CDS encoding replication-associated recombination protein A, translating into MADDLFDEPSNAGHFEPLAARLRPRNLDEYLGQEHLLGAGKPLRQAIAHGQIHSMILWGPPGIGKTSLARLLANEANAFFLSISAVLAGVKDIRDAVQQARQQQQAYGRKTILFVDEVHRFNKSQQDAFLPYVEDGTILFVGATTENPSFEVNNALLSRCRVYVLQRFSDEQQVQLIDKALSSERGLVSKQLKIADAERKLLVQAADGDARRLLNLLEIASDLLDTGGTLGADVLAQVLTGDVRRFDKGGDLFYEQISALHKSVRGSDPDAALYWFVRMLDGGCDPLYIARRVVRMASEDIGNADPRGITLALNAWDVQERLGSPEGELALAQAVTYLAAAPKSNAVYNAFNQAREDVRQMPSYDVPVHLRNAPTRLMKDLSYGAEYRYAHSEPDAFAAGVNYFPTEMLPVQYYQPVERGLEIKIGEKLRHLRSLNEQYRNQQDDKE; encoded by the coding sequence GTGGCGGACGATCTATTTGACGAGCCAAGCAATGCCGGCCATTTTGAGCCTTTGGCTGCGCGCCTAAGGCCCCGCAACCTGGACGAGTATCTCGGCCAGGAGCACTTGCTCGGTGCCGGGAAGCCGCTGCGGCAGGCGATAGCACACGGCCAGATTCATTCGATGATACTTTGGGGGCCGCCGGGGATAGGCAAAACCTCCCTTGCTCGTTTACTTGCTAATGAGGCCAACGCGTTTTTTCTGTCGATTTCGGCGGTGCTTGCCGGGGTCAAGGACATTCGCGATGCCGTCCAACAGGCACGCCAACAGCAGCAGGCCTATGGGCGCAAGACCATTTTATTTGTTGATGAAGTACATCGGTTCAACAAATCTCAACAGGACGCCTTTCTCCCCTATGTGGAAGATGGCACCATTCTCTTTGTTGGTGCCACTACCGAGAACCCGTCGTTTGAGGTCAACAATGCGTTGCTCTCCCGTTGCCGTGTGTACGTGCTCCAGCGCTTCAGTGATGAGCAGCAGGTACAGCTCATCGACAAGGCGTTATCGAGCGAGCGGGGGCTGGTGAGCAAACAGTTAAAAATTGCCGACGCCGAGCGCAAGCTGCTTGTTCAGGCGGCGGATGGCGATGCGCGGCGCTTGTTGAATCTGCTCGAGATCGCCAGCGACCTGCTCGACACCGGGGGCACCCTGGGGGCAGATGTGCTTGCACAGGTTTTGACCGGAGACGTGCGGCGCTTTGATAAAGGCGGAGACCTGTTCTACGAACAGATTTCAGCGTTGCACAAATCGGTGCGAGGTTCTGATCCGGACGCGGCACTTTACTGGTTTGTGCGCATGCTCGATGGTGGCTGTGACCCTCTGTACATCGCGCGTCGCGTGGTTCGGATGGCGTCAGAAGATATTGGCAATGCTGATCCACGGGGTATTACGCTCGCGCTCAATGCCTGGGATGTGCAAGAACGGCTCGGTAGCCCGGAAGGGGAGCTCGCATTAGCACAGGCGGTGACTTACCTCGCGGCAGCGCCAAAAAGCAACGCTGTGTATAATGCCTTCAACCAAGCACGAGAAGATGTGCGCCAAATGCCCAGCTACGATGTGCCTGTTCATCTGCGAAATGCACCTACTCGCCTGATGAAAGACTTGTCTTATGGTGCCGAATACCGGTACGCACACAGCGAGCCAGATGCCTTTGCCGCAGGGGTTAATTATTTCCCAACTGAAATGCTCCCGGTGCAGTACTACCAGCCTGTAGAGCGGGGGCTCGAGATTAAAATCGGTGAAAAGCTGCGTCACTTGCGCAGTTTGAATGAACAGTACAGAAATCAACAGGACGATAAAGAGTGA